The nucleotide sequence ATAATGGGAGAAGAAGAATTTGGATCGAAGAATGGTTCCTGTCTCTGTTGAGCAAAATTCTGCACAGACTGGGGTAATAAAGCCAGATTGTCGCGGAAAACATCGGTTATGGCTCTCACTAAACCATCTACAAAAATAGGAATTTTGAGTTTGTGAAATACAGCGCTAGTGCGAATAGCGAGGAGAATTTCTTGCGCTCTTCCTAAAGCGAAAGCGGGGATGAGAACGTTACCGCCTTTGGTAACAACTTCTGCGATCGCTTCTAGCAATGCCGTTTCTTGCGACTTCCTACCTGGATGGGTATCTGCGCCGTAAGTTGACTCGGTAATCAGAACATCTGCCGTGGGAAGATCCGCCAATTTCAACCCTTCTGTTGTGCGACTGGAAGTGGTGTTGTAATCTCCGGTGTAGAGTAGGGTGCGAGATGGCGATCCGGCTCTCGCAGGATCGTTGTATCGCATATAAATACAAGCAGCACCTACAATATGACCGGCATTGATAAACCTCACCTTCAATCCCGGTAGCGGCTCAAAATCAAAGCCGATCGGTTGCGTCTCCAGCCGAAACAAGGTACGCTCTAAATCAGCCTCATCAAACAATTCTGGCGAATCTTCGTTCAATTGCTGAACTTTCAGGCAATCCTGCAACATTACGTGAGCAATTTCCCTCGTACCTTGAGTACAAATCATCCGCACACCAGGGAAACGATTGTGAAAGACTGGTACAGCGCCTAAATGGTCTTGATGAGCGTGGGTGATCAGCAACAAATCCGGGTTTTTCAGGCGATCGAGTGCTGGTAAAGGATCGTAACCCTTCGGTCGAGTGCCGCAATCCATTACTATTTCATAAGGGCCAATAAAAACTTGGAAGCAGGAAGCACCAATTCCCCTAGCAGCTCCCAAAGGCGTTACTATTAATTTTGGATTTTCAGATTGCTCGTCAATTTCAGCAACAAGAGCTTCCTCATCCGCACTTGACTCCAATCCCAAATCTGAAATCTGAAATCTCAAATCGTTTGCTGGTGGCGGATATTGGTAAACTTTGACTCTTTTGCCGCGCACATACACTCTGGCGCGTTGTCCGCCTTCTGGCGAAACAGCTTCCCACTCCCAACCGTTGCGGCGTCGAATTGCTGGCGCAAGTTCCCATGTTGTCTCTTCAGTTTCGGCTGTTAGTGCCGCCAAAGCAACATCATTTGGCGGAGTGGGTTCGGGTAAAATCTTTGTAGCTTCTGCCTTTGAGTCTGAATTTTGCTGAGGTACAGGGGAGAGGTTTAATGCAGATTCTTCTATGCTCTTTTGCTCCTCTGCTTCGCTACTTCTATCTTCCTGCTCAACAAACTGAGCTGCGAAGACTTGCAGTTCGGTTCCAACGCGGCGTGCTTGAACTTGCAACAGTTGTCCCACCTTCATATTAAAGGTGCTGGAATTGAGCAAGGTGAGCTTGAGGGTTTTTTGTTCCGATCGCGAAGTAACGTATAGCTTTACCTTAAACTGGACGGATGGATTGCGCCTACCGATTTGTAGCACCCGACCGATTAGCTGACATCTATCCTCATCAGCGCCATCGGATATGGGTGAGGAACCAACCAGGTTCACAAGCGAGATTTGACCCGTGGAATCGGTGCTGGGGATGACGTTCCACGCACAAACCTGTCCTTCTGTCCACTCTGCCAGTTTTGGCGAAATCCGAAAGCGAGTGTTATCCGCACAAACCAGGTGGGGTATCCCTTCGATCGCACAAATATATCCTGTGATGGTGAACTGGAAGGTCTGGCGATCGGAGGATTCAGGAGAGACGGTGGCGTTGATGCAGTCCGCCGTAGGCATTGCGGTGTGATGGGTCATGCTCGTGTTCAAAACTACTGCCCGGATTGGCACTGCAACGACTTTAGCATCCATAGGGCAGAGGTAGACGCCAAAAAGAGAGAAAGCAGAAAAATCATCGTCAGTTCAAAAATTGGCATCACCATAGGTTTGTCGCCAGTTCTCCGCTTGCTGAAATTTTATGCCTGCGGCTTTTGCTGCTTCTCTATCTTCGGGCCGATCGCCTATCATTAAAATTTTATCTGGCAAATGTCTCTCGATCGCCAGATTAACCATTCCCGGATTAGGCTTGCGAAACTTTCCAGATTCTTGGTGCTTGCTATAATTATGAACTTCACTGCGAGTTACGCAGAAACACTTCCTACCTTCAAAATCAGGACAGAAGTAAATTTCTTCCATTTCTAGCAATAGCTCTAACGTATATTGTTGTTCTTTTATACAACTTTGCAGTGACTTTTTGCCACTGGCGACACCAGCTTGATTCGTCACGCCAACAATTTTCCAGCCAGTAGCGGCGAAATATGCGATCGCTCCCTCAACACCTTCGATCATCCGCTGATCTCGTGGACGCTGGATAAACTTATTGCCTGAGACAGGTTCCCGCACCGTACCATCCAAGTCTAGTATGAGTAGGGATAACCGATCGGGCCTCTCTACTGTTTCGCTTGTTGTTTCATTTGGCTGTTCCATCACTCAATTCGATCTGCTATCACAAAAGTATAGTGGGAAAAATCAGGTAAAAACAAGAAGATGACGAATCAAAGCGATCGCTCTCAATGGGACTTAGGCAGATTCTTTCAAACCCTTAGCTATTTTGAGGTAATCCCTTTTTTCAACTGCCTACAGCGGTTATTCCAAGGTACTCCCAAGGATAATAGAGATAGACCTAATGGAGACAAAAAAGTGGGTGCAATCCTGGTAGCTGGTGCAACAGGCGGTGTCGGGAAGCGAGTCGTGCGGCGACTTGTCGATCGCGGTTATCAAGTACGTGCCTTAGTTCGAGACTCTCAAAGAGCAAAAGAAATGCTCGGCGACAAAGTGGAACTGTTCGAGGCTGATATTACTATACCCGAAACCTTGACTGCCGCACTGATGAGCGACGTAAAAGCGATCGTCTGTTGCACTGGTGTGCGCGTACAACCAGTCGAAGGAGACACACCCGATCGGGCCAAATACTATCAAGGCATCAAATTTTATATGCCAGAAGTAGTTGAAAGTCCAGAAATAGTTGACTATCAAGGCATCAACAATTTGGTACAAACTGCGGCGCGACATCTCGATAAGTCAGACGAAAAATTAATATTTGATTTCACACAAGTAACCGACGACCTAAAAAACACTTGGGGTGCTGTCGATGATGTCGTCATGGGTGGCGTCAGTCAAAGCGGTGTACAGTTGGTGGATAACACCGTTTTATTTGCTGGCAATGTATCAACTGCCAATAACGGCGGTTTTGCTTCTGTTCGTACCCGCAATTTCGATACACCCCTCGATTTGTCTGGATACGAAGGTGTCGAATTGCGCGTCAGAGGAGATGGCAAGCGATACAAATTCTTCATCCGCACCGAAAGTCAATGGGATGGCGTTGCCTACAGCTATTCTTTCGACACAGTACCAAACACCTGGATAAATGTGCGCGTTCCTTTTGCTGACTTAATTGCCGTCTTTCGCGCCAAAACTTTACAAAATTCTACTACTATCAATTCCAACCAAATTCGCTCTTTCCAGCTAATGCTGAGTAAGTTTGAATATGACGGAGGACTCAACCCAAATTTTACACCGGGTGGTTTCGCCTTGCAAGTGGAATCTATCAAAGCTTATGGCAACTACCGTTCGCAATTTATCATGGTTAGTTCCGCTGGCGTCACTCGTCCCGGTCGCCCAGGAATAAACTTGGAGGAGGAACCGCCAGCAGTGAGAATGAACGACCAGTTAGGCGGCATTCTGACTTGGAAATTGCGCGGCGAAGATAGCGTGCGGTCAAGTGGCATTCCTTATACTATTGTCAGACCTTGTGCGTTGACAGAAGAACCGGGTGGCAAACCATTAATTTTCGACCAAGGTGACAACATTCGCGGCAAAGTAAGTCGAGAAGATATCGCCGAACTATGTGTGCAAGCGCTAGAACAACCAAAAGCGTGTAATGTCACGTTTGAGGTGAAAGAAGCCGAAAATAGCAACGGCAGTAAAGATTGGGAGACTTTGTTCGGTAGGTTGCAACCTGCTGCTTTAGTTAAGCCTTGATACTGTAGGGTGCGTTAATAACGCACTCTGCTACTGCAAGTAATTCAACTCAATGTTACTAAAGGAAGCTCTGGAATATACCTTACAACTTGATGACTCTGATGATGAGAATTCAGTGCGAGCAAATTAATTTATAGGGAGTGTTTTATTGATGATAAGCTGCTACGCACCTCTCTACAGAAGCGCGATCAGACTCTAACAAATCTGAATTTTTACATCGCCCTGTTTAACCTAAAGCCAGATTAAATGAAGTTGCGATCGATACAACACAGGTTTTTCGCCAAAAAACATCAGATCTGAGCAACTTTAAAACGAGAGATTTCCAGGTGCAAATTCTGTGCTGCATCGTCCAGTTTACCCATCGCACCGTTAATATCCCGCAGCACTTCGACAATTTGTGAAGAACCTTCACTCAATTGCAGCATAGAATCACTGATTTGTGACGCTTCTTCTGATTGGGCTTCCATACTGTTACTCACCTGTTTAAACTGGGGGGTTAGGCTTTGCACTTCGCGGATAATCGACTCTAATTTAGGGCTGATACTACTGACAACTTCCACGATCTGTTTTACTTGTTGGGTAAAGCTATCCATTTCTCTGACCCCGATAGAAACCGCCCCTTGCATATCTTCGATCGTATTCTCGATGTCTAGGGTAGCAACTGCCGTTCGATCGGCTAGGCGAGAGATTTCTCTAGCTACTACACTAAACCCTTTGCCATACTCGCCAGCTTTTTCTGCTTCGATCGCCGCGTTTAGGGAAAGTAAATTGGTTTGATCTGCTACTTTGACAATCGTGATAATAATGTCATTAATGTTGTTAGCTTTTTCGCCGATCGCTCCCAGTTTCTCCGATATGGTATTTGTTGCATCTGCCAATTTAACCATGCTTGTTTCCATCTGCATCAAGTCTTTTTGACTCTCAACTGCCGCAGTAGCCGTTGTTTGCGACTTGTACTCTACTTGATTAATTGTCTTCACCAGTTGCGAAGAGGCGGCAGCAATCTGCTTAGCTGTAACAGCTACCTTATTCGTAGTGCTATACTGCTGTGTTACCGTTGCTTCTAATTCCTTGCTGGAAGCAACAATAGAAGTGACAGAGCCACTGACTTGAATCCCAGACTGCTGTACGTGGCGAATTAAGGAATTTAGTTTTTGGGTCATGATCTGGAAGGCTTTCAGCAGTTGACCGATCTCGCTTCCATCGTCCGCGACTTCGATGTTCTGAGTGAGATCTCCTTGTGCAATCTGTTCGGTAGCGCCGATCGCGAGCGGCAACTGTTGTTTCAATGGCAAGGTAATCGCTACAGCGGTAACGATCGTGCCGATGATAGATAACAAGATACTCACCGCAAGGGTCGCTAACAGGAGTTGCTGGGCTTGTTCGAGCGCTTTGGTCTTTTGGTTCAGCAGATAATCCGACCTCTCGAGGAAGTCATTCCGTGCCTCGTCATACTCTGCGAAGCGGATCGACTTCAGCATCTCTGTCCCCTCAGCAACTTTTTTTTCATCAAACAACCTAAAAATTTCTTGAGATTTTTGATGGTAATTTTCTCCTTCCGAAATTAACACTCCAATTGCTTTGTCTTGAGTATAATTTGGAACAATTCTTTTAAGCTCTTCAGCTTTTTCTCGAAAATGTTCATATCCAGAATTGTAGCTTTTCTTGTAAGAATCCCGCGTCTCCCTGTCATCAAAAAAAACAGCGTAACCACGAACATTCCGCGTCATCCTTGAAACTCCATAAGTTAATTCCTCCTCCAATCGGATCATTTTGTACTGCTCCTGAATTGTCCTCTGTGACTCGGAGAATCTTTCAGTCGTTAAATACACAATGAAGCCAACACCAATCATAAAGATCAGCGGCGTCGAATATCCAAGTAAAATGCGGTTGGTAATTTTATTCAACATGGTTGAGATTAATAAAAGACGCTCTAAGAGTTTTCGGTTCTGGGATTGCCTCACTTATTGGGAACAAAGCAGGCCAGCTTATTCTCAATAATATGAGTTATTGAGAATAGTCCAGATTAAGTGTATCTTACCAAATTCTAATTAAGCCAACAGGATTTGGGCCAGCCCCTGCACTCTCGAATTCCACAAACACGATTGCCTACGGCACGCACTCGCGATCGCACTCTCTTAATTCTACAAGTACGATAGCTCACTTAAATAAATACTTAAAAATAAAAAATTATTCATGTCAATACTTTAATGCAAAGTTTTGTGACATCAGTAGGAAATCGGGTTTGCTTAAAACCCACGCCTCTTAACCGTCAAGAGGTTATGCTAGCTTGCAGAAGCCATATAGGGTAAAATAAAAGTGAGAAATATCTAAAAAGCAATCAAAAACTCACTTATACGAATATAATTAAATATTATAGACTAGAGCAAGCGTACCACTTT is from Argonema galeatum A003/A1 and encodes:
- a CDS encoding HAD-IIIA family hydrolase → MEQPNETTSETVERPDRLSLLILDLDGTVREPVSGNKFIQRPRDQRMIEGVEGAIAYFAATGWKIVGVTNQAGVASGKKSLQSCIKEQQYTLELLLEMEEIYFCPDFEGRKCFCVTRSEVHNYSKHQESGKFRKPNPGMVNLAIERHLPDKILMIGDRPEDREAAKAAGIKFQQAENWRQTYGDANF
- a CDS encoding CIA30 family protein gives rise to the protein MTNQSDRSQWDLGRFFQTLSYFEVIPFFNCLQRLFQGTPKDNRDRPNGDKKVGAILVAGATGGVGKRVVRRLVDRGYQVRALVRDSQRAKEMLGDKVELFEADITIPETLTAALMSDVKAIVCCTGVRVQPVEGDTPDRAKYYQGIKFYMPEVVESPEIVDYQGINNLVQTAARHLDKSDEKLIFDFTQVTDDLKNTWGAVDDVVMGGVSQSGVQLVDNTVLFAGNVSTANNGGFASVRTRNFDTPLDLSGYEGVELRVRGDGKRYKFFIRTESQWDGVAYSYSFDTVPNTWINVRVPFADLIAVFRAKTLQNSTTINSNQIRSFQLMLSKFEYDGGLNPNFTPGGFALQVESIKAYGNYRSQFIMVSSAGVTRPGRPGINLEEEPPAVRMNDQLGGILTWKLRGEDSVRSSGIPYTIVRPCALTEEPGGKPLIFDQGDNIRGKVSREDIAELCVQALEQPKACNVTFEVKEAENSNGSKDWETLFGRLQPAALVKP
- a CDS encoding MBL fold metallo-hydrolase, with protein sequence MTHHTAMPTADCINATVSPESSDRQTFQFTITGYICAIEGIPHLVCADNTRFRISPKLAEWTEGQVCAWNVIPSTDSTGQISLVNLVGSSPISDGADEDRCQLIGRVLQIGRRNPSVQFKVKLYVTSRSEQKTLKLTLLNSSTFNMKVGQLLQVQARRVGTELQVFAAQFVEQEDRSSEAEEQKSIEESALNLSPVPQQNSDSKAEATKILPEPTPPNDVALAALTAETEETTWELAPAIRRRNGWEWEAVSPEGGQRARVYVRGKRVKVYQYPPPANDLRFQISDLGLESSADEEALVAEIDEQSENPKLIVTPLGAARGIGASCFQVFIGPYEIVMDCGTRPKGYDPLPALDRLKNPDLLLITHAHQDHLGAVPVFHNRFPGVRMICTQGTREIAHVMLQDCLKVQQLNEDSPELFDEADLERTLFRLETQPIGFDFEPLPGLKVRFINAGHIVGAACIYMRYNDPARAGSPSRTLLYTGDYNTTSSRTTEGLKLADLPTADVLITESTYGADTHPGRKSQETALLEAIAEVVTKGGNVLIPAFALGRAQEILLAIRTSAVFHKLKIPIFVDGLVRAITDVFRDNLALLPQSVQNFAQQRQEPFFDPNSSSPIIPIGSPRERPLAMAKPSVIIASSGMLTGGPSIYYATTLLERENAAIFISGYTDEESPGRLLQSLKTGDTVELDGKQLTVRAQIKRFNLSAHADKVGLTQVIAKVNPKHLILIHGSLDALHQLAKAGELQQKYYVHIPSVGESIEYGQVPEKISRAKLAQMELPSEFEVTVEAEVEGAWLRIPEAVVESDPRWQILAGNGILKAKWDGYRLKLSPLSQQHLEIEKAIASGEDCCAVCQFFTSGKCQGEDSPLFERQVDPSTKCQEFVLRDIESQKSKVKSQNQDKDEDEEEEEEEEEEEDGDLFMMPND
- a CDS encoding methyl-accepting chemotaxis protein, encoding MLNKITNRILLGYSTPLIFMIGVGFIVYLTTERFSESQRTIQEQYKMIRLEEELTYGVSRMTRNVRGYAVFFDDRETRDSYKKSYNSGYEHFREKAEELKRIVPNYTQDKAIGVLISEGENYHQKSQEIFRLFDEKKVAEGTEMLKSIRFAEYDEARNDFLERSDYLLNQKTKALEQAQQLLLATLAVSILLSIIGTIVTAVAITLPLKQQLPLAIGATEQIAQGDLTQNIEVADDGSEIGQLLKAFQIMTQKLNSLIRHVQQSGIQVSGSVTSIVASSKELEATVTQQYSTTNKVAVTAKQIAAASSQLVKTINQVEYKSQTTATAAVESQKDLMQMETSMVKLADATNTISEKLGAIGEKANNINDIIITIVKVADQTNLLSLNAAIEAEKAGEYGKGFSVVAREISRLADRTAVATLDIENTIEDMQGAVSIGVREMDSFTQQVKQIVEVVSSISPKLESIIREVQSLTPQFKQVSNSMEAQSEEASQISDSMLQLSEGSSQIVEVLRDINGAMGKLDDAAQNLHLEISRFKVAQI